A single genomic interval of Natronoarchaeum philippinense harbors:
- the hisC gene encoding histidinol-phosphate transaminase, protein MQPRDLSAHVEYVAGRGIEEVARELGREPDELIKLASNENAFGPSPKAVEAIRDRAASVHSYPKASHADLAERLAERWAVDPEQVWLANGGDGALDYLARAMLEPGDEVLVPAPGFAYYEMSARYHHGTVNEYQLSKDDEFAQTADTVLSAYDGERIVYLTSPHNPTGTVVAPAEIERIAAETDEETLVVVDEAYGEFADVDSAIELVEQRDDVAVLRTFSKAYGLAGLRLGYAVTPSEWADAYARINTPFAASEIACRAGLAALDDDAHVEKTVETVEWARSYIDDAVEAPTYDSQGNFVLIEVGDASGVAEALKHKGVIVRDCTSFGLDDCIRVTCGTKPETRRAVDALNEVLAAR, encoded by the coding sequence ATGCAACCACGCGACCTGTCGGCCCACGTCGAGTACGTCGCGGGCCGGGGTATCGAGGAGGTCGCCCGCGAGCTCGGTAGGGAGCCCGACGAGCTGATCAAACTCGCCTCGAACGAGAACGCCTTCGGCCCGTCGCCGAAGGCCGTCGAGGCGATCCGCGACCGGGCGGCGTCGGTCCACAGCTACCCGAAGGCGTCCCACGCCGACCTCGCCGAACGGCTCGCCGAGCGGTGGGCGGTCGATCCCGAACAGGTGTGGCTCGCCAACGGCGGCGACGGCGCGCTCGATTATCTCGCCCGGGCGATGCTCGAACCCGGCGACGAGGTGCTCGTGCCGGCGCCCGGCTTCGCGTACTACGAGATGAGCGCCCGGTACCACCACGGCACGGTCAACGAGTACCAGCTCTCGAAAGACGACGAGTTCGCCCAGACCGCCGACACGGTGCTATCGGCGTACGACGGCGAGCGGATCGTCTATCTCACCAGCCCGCACAACCCGACCGGGACGGTCGTCGCGCCCGCGGAGATAGAGCGGATCGCCGCCGAGACCGACGAGGAGACGCTGGTGGTCGTCGACGAGGCCTACGGCGAGTTCGCCGACGTCGACAGCGCGATCGAACTGGTCGAGCAGCGCGACGACGTTGCGGTGCTTCGGACGTTCTCGAAGGCCTACGGGCTCGCGGGGCTGCGGCTCGGCTACGCCGTCACGCCTTCCGAATGGGCCGACGCCTACGCCCGCATCAACACGCCGTTCGCGGCGAGCGAGATCGCGTGCCGAGCCGGACTGGCCGCGCTGGACGACGACGCACACGTCGAAAAGACCGTCGAGACCGTCGAGTGGGCGCGATCCTACATCGACGACGCCGTCGAGGCGCCGACCTACGACAGTCAGGGCAACTTCGTGCTGATCGAGGTCGGCGACGCGAGCGGGGTCGCCGAGGCGCTCAAACATAAAGGAGTCATCGTCCGGGACTGCACGAGCTTCGGGCTCGACGACTGCATCCGCGTGACTTGCGGCACGAAGCCGGAGACGCGCCGGGCGGTCGACGCGCTCAACGAGGTGCTCGCGGCACGATGA
- a CDS encoding DUF7504 family protein — protein sequence MRLGRGGVPESTAFSQQLSELKREGCNLLVVGQHSGGGHSGACRHLLGDDCAGRRRLFTFTQGKRVCGCSRDDIDGDGREIVRFDPDAGGAAGDELGALGTDIVDAADALEADADGFEPAELRVCVDSLGPLFVEHDPERLFKLLHVVTARVRQADGMGHYHLRVDRDSDHVHLLEPLFDAVVEVRDGDDGAEQRWHLRSGDVSTDWLTL from the coding sequence ATGCGACTCGGTCGTGGCGGCGTCCCGGAGAGCACCGCGTTCTCCCAGCAGCTGTCCGAACTCAAGCGCGAGGGGTGTAACCTGCTCGTGGTCGGTCAACACTCCGGCGGGGGCCACAGCGGCGCGTGCCGGCACTTGCTGGGCGATGACTGTGCCGGGCGCCGTCGACTCTTCACGTTCACACAGGGCAAGCGCGTCTGTGGGTGTTCGCGCGACGACATCGACGGCGACGGCCGCGAAATCGTCAGATTCGACCCCGATGCCGGCGGCGCCGCGGGCGACGAACTAGGCGCGCTCGGCACCGACATCGTCGATGCCGCCGACGCGCTCGAAGCCGACGCCGACGGGTTCGAGCCCGCTGAGCTTCGTGTCTGTGTCGACTCCCTCGGGCCGCTGTTCGTCGAGCACGACCCCGAGCGACTGTTCAAACTGCTCCACGTCGTCACGGCCCGGGTTCGACAAGCAGACGGAATGGGCCACTACCATCTCCGCGTCGACCGGGACAGCGACCACGTCCACCTGCTCGAACCGCTGTTCGACGCCGTCGTCGAGGTGCGCGACGGAGACGACGGCGCCGAGCAGCGCTGGCATCTCCGGAGCGGCGACGTTTCGACCGACTGGCTCACGCTCTGA
- the trpB gene encoding tryptophan synthase subunit beta produces the protein MSQQSRHDDGQFEQYGGRHVPEPMEDALDQLAAGYDEIAQTPEFEAEFREILEQYAGRPTPLYHAERFSEAVGAEVYFKREDLLHGGAHKMNNAIGQALLAKKAGKERLIAETGAGQHGTATAMVGAMFDLDTEIYMGEKDVERQRMNVFRMRLMGAEVNEVTRGGAGLADAVDAALEDMIENIDDTHYLVGSVVGPDPFPRIVRDFQSVLGREARDQILEQAGQLPDAAVACVGGGSNAMGLFDAFRDDEEVALYGAEGGGEGADSKRHAAPLDAGNDDVIHGMKTRVIDDDVEVHSVSAGLDYPGVGPEHAMFRASGRAEYRGVTDDEALDAFRKLSRTEGIIPALETSHGIALAEQLADEHDVILVNLSGRGDKDMQTAAEHFDLGA, from the coding sequence ATGTCTCAGCAATCTCGACACGACGACGGGCAGTTCGAGCAGTACGGGGGACGCCACGTCCCCGAACCGATGGAAGACGCACTTGACCAGCTCGCGGCGGGCTACGACGAGATCGCACAGACGCCGGAGTTCGAAGCCGAGTTCCGCGAGATCCTCGAACAGTACGCCGGCCGGCCGACGCCGCTGTACCACGCAGAGCGCTTCTCGGAGGCCGTCGGCGCCGAGGTCTACTTCAAGCGCGAGGATCTGCTCCACGGCGGCGCCCACAAGATGAACAACGCCATCGGCCAAGCGCTGCTGGCCAAGAAGGCGGGCAAGGAGCGCCTGATCGCCGAGACTGGTGCTGGTCAGCACGGCACCGCGACGGCGATGGTCGGCGCGATGTTCGATCTTGACACGGAGATCTACATGGGCGAGAAAGACGTCGAGCGCCAGCGGATGAACGTCTTCAGGATGCGCCTGATGGGCGCCGAGGTCAACGAGGTCACCCGCGGCGGCGCGGGACTGGCCGACGCCGTCGACGCCGCGTTGGAGGACATGATCGAGAACATCGACGACACTCACTACCTCGTCGGATCGGTCGTCGGGCCCGACCCCTTCCCGCGGATCGTTCGGGACTTCCAGTCGGTGCTCGGCCGCGAGGCCCGCGACCAGATCCTCGAACAGGCGGGCCAGTTGCCCGACGCCGCAGTGGCCTGCGTCGGCGGCGGGTCGAACGCGATGGGGCTGTTCGACGCGTTCCGGGACGACGAGGAGGTCGCGCTCTACGGCGCCGAGGGCGGCGGCGAGGGCGCTGACTCGAAGCGTCACGCCGCGCCGCTCGACGCCGGCAACGACGACGTGATCCACGGCATGAAGACGCGCGTCATCGACGACGACGTCGAGGTCCACTCGGTGTCGGCCGGACTCGACTACCCCGGCGTCGGCCCGGAGCACGCGATGTTCCGCGCGAGCGGGCGCGCCGAGTACCGCGGCGTCACCGACGACGAGGCTCTCGACGCGTTCCGCAAGCTCAGTCGCACCGAGGGAATTATCCCGGCGCTGGAGACCAGCCACGGCATCGCGCTCGCCGAGCAACTCGCCGACGAGCACGACGTGATCCTCGTGAACCTGAGCGGGCGCGGCGACAAGGACATGCAGACCGCGGCCGAGCACTTCGATCTCGGCGCCTGA
- a CDS encoding ABC transporter permease yields the protein MSREGSPLGSRLTIAKRELATLKSEKTIVLALVIQLFVAAFSSFLVVGLVSLYDPSGAEGQTVSVGVAGEQRNDLVAIANQQDGVQPIVYDSAADVREGYRNRAIDAALITNQRSDGTIGVEVIAPDAGVESTLVVVSLQETLLEYERYERDQRSQFLDEQPLGVPEAPAGNSYYGFTYTVLVPLLILLPVFISGSLAVDAVTEELERGTLELLAVAPIELREIVDGKLLAAAGLAPVQAALWLVLLEFNGTSVANAPALIAVSGALALAVVSMGIGLALVTADRRQAQFLYSFGILTIAGVTTLLPEHPLNTIAKLAIDSPTATTWTAVVGYLCIGLVALVVVQFAVPRIDVDRLLGSA from the coding sequence ATGTCGCGTGAGGGCTCGCCGCTGGGGTCGCGCCTGACGATCGCCAAGCGCGAACTGGCGACGCTCAAAAGCGAGAAGACGATCGTGCTCGCGCTGGTGATCCAGCTGTTCGTCGCCGCGTTCTCGTCGTTCCTCGTCGTCGGGCTCGTCTCGCTGTACGATCCCTCGGGTGCGGAGGGACAGACGGTGTCCGTCGGCGTCGCCGGGGAGCAGCGCAACGATCTGGTCGCCATCGCAAATCAGCAAGACGGCGTCCAGCCGATCGTGTACGACTCGGCCGCAGACGTGCGCGAAGGCTACCGTAACCGGGCGATCGACGCCGCGTTGATAACCAACCAGCGGTCGGACGGGACGATTGGCGTCGAGGTGATCGCGCCCGACGCCGGCGTCGAGTCGACGCTCGTCGTCGTCTCGCTCCAAGAGACGCTACTGGAGTACGAGCGCTACGAGCGCGACCAGCGCAGCCAGTTCCTCGACGAGCAGCCCCTCGGCGTGCCCGAGGCGCCGGCCGGCAACTCCTACTACGGGTTCACCTACACCGTGCTCGTCCCGCTGTTGATCCTCCTGCCGGTGTTCATCAGCGGCAGCCTCGCGGTCGACGCCGTCACCGAGGAGCTAGAGCGGGGCACGCTGGAACTGCTCGCGGTCGCCCCGATCGAGCTCCGGGAGATCGTCGACGGGAAGTTGCTCGCCGCGGCCGGGCTGGCGCCCGTTCAGGCGGCGCTGTGGCTGGTGTTGCTGGAGTTCAACGGGACATCGGTGGCGAACGCGCCGGCGCTCATCGCAGTCTCGGGCGCGCTCGCGCTCGCGGTGGTGTCGATGGGGATCGGGCTGGCGCTGGTGACGGCGGACCGCCGGCAGGCGCAGTTCCTCTACTCCTTCGGCATCCTCACGATCGCTGGCGTGACGACGCTCCTGCCCGAGCACCCGCTCAACACGATCGCAAAGCTGGCGATCGACAGTCCCACGGCGACGACGTGGACCGCCGTCGTCGGCTACCTCTGCATCGGACTGGTGGCGCTGGTCGTGGTCCAGTTTGCGGTACCGCGGATCGACGTGGATCGGCTGCTCGGTTCGGCGTGA